Proteins encoded together in one Yersinia mollaretii ATCC 43969 window:
- the fdhF gene encoding formate dehydrogenase subunit alpha, producing MYKALTVCPYCGSGCKINLLVENGKVVGAEGANGVTNQGELCLKGYYGWDFLNDTKLLTPRLKQPMIRRQKGGKLEAVSWDEAIEFASSKLRAIKEKYGPEAIMHTGSSRGPGNETNYVMQKFARAVTGSNNIDCCARVCHGPSVAGLQVTLGNGAMSNSICEIEDTKCILVFGYNAADSHPIVARRILKAKEKGAKVIVCDPRHIETARIADLWLPLKNGSNMALVNAFANVLITEELYDKDYVSRYTEGFDEYREIVAKYTPEYVESITGLPAQTIREAMRIYAAAPSATILWGMGVTQWGQGVDVVKGLSGLALLTGNLGRPNVGVGPVRGQNNVQGACDMGALPNMYPGYQPVTDPATLAKFAKAWGVPSLSDKIGYSLTDVPHKVKEGKIKANYVMGEDPLQTEPDLSMMREAFSELELLIVQDIFMTKTAAEADVIFPATSWGEHEGVYSAADRGFQRFEKAVDAQGDVKPDWEIISLMATALGYPMKYHNTKEIWDELRELCPLYYGATYEKMAGLGYIPWPCTTEDSPGTPWLYAGNKFDRPGGKGLLFASEWRAPMELVDDAYPLVLCTVREVGHYSCRSMTGNCSALQTLADEPGYVQISPQDADKMQLRDQQLVWVESRRGKVITRVSVSERINVGAVYMTYQWWIGACNELTLDHLDPISKTPEYKYCAVKLEAIPDQGWAENYVQQEYSQLKARLRREVEA from the coding sequence ATGTATAAGGCACTCACTGTCTGTCCCTACTGTGGTTCCGGCTGCAAAATCAACTTACTGGTTGAAAACGGTAAAGTCGTTGGCGCGGAAGGCGCTAATGGGGTCACCAATCAAGGCGAACTCTGCCTGAAAGGCTACTACGGCTGGGATTTCCTCAATGATACCAAGCTGCTGACGCCACGCCTGAAACAGCCGATGATCCGTCGCCAAAAAGGCGGCAAACTGGAAGCGGTCTCTTGGGATGAAGCCATCGAGTTTGCCAGTAGCAAACTGCGGGCTATCAAAGAAAAATATGGCCCAGAAGCCATTATGCACACCGGTTCCTCCCGTGGGCCGGGCAATGAAACCAACTATGTGATGCAAAAATTTGCCCGCGCAGTGACCGGCAGCAACAACATTGATTGCTGCGCTCGCGTGTGTCACGGGCCGTCAGTGGCGGGTCTGCAAGTGACTCTGGGCAATGGCGCGATGAGCAACTCCATCTGTGAGATTGAAGACACAAAATGCATTTTAGTGTTTGGCTACAATGCCGCCGACTCCCACCCGATCGTCGCCCGCCGCATCCTCAAAGCCAAAGAGAAAGGGGCAAAAGTCATTGTCTGCGACCCGCGCCATATCGAAACAGCACGGATTGCGGACCTGTGGCTACCGCTGAAAAATGGCTCGAATATGGCACTGGTCAATGCCTTTGCCAATGTGCTGATTACTGAAGAGTTATACGATAAAGATTATGTATCGCGCTATACCGAGGGTTTCGATGAATATCGCGAGATTGTCGCCAAATACACCCCGGAATATGTCGAGAGCATCACGGGCCTACCCGCGCAGACCATCCGCGAAGCCATGCGCATCTATGCCGCCGCCCCTTCGGCCACTATTTTGTGGGGCATGGGGGTGACTCAATGGGGTCAAGGCGTGGATGTGGTTAAGGGATTATCAGGATTGGCGCTGCTGACCGGCAACCTCGGTCGCCCCAATGTGGGTGTCGGCCCGGTTCGTGGGCAGAATAATGTGCAAGGTGCCTGCGATATGGGTGCACTGCCCAATATGTACCCCGGCTACCAACCTGTCACTGATCCCGCCACACTGGCGAAGTTTGCCAAAGCATGGGGCGTCCCTTCCCTGTCCGACAAAATTGGTTATTCACTGACTGACGTGCCGCACAAAGTGAAAGAGGGAAAAATCAAAGCCAACTACGTGATGGGCGAAGATCCGCTGCAAACTGAGCCGGATCTGTCGATGATGCGCGAAGCTTTCAGCGAGTTGGAGCTGCTGATTGTGCAAGATATTTTCATGACCAAAACCGCCGCCGAGGCGGATGTGATTTTCCCTGCTACCTCGTGGGGAGAGCATGAGGGGGTCTATTCCGCCGCCGACCGGGGTTTCCAGCGCTTTGAAAAAGCGGTTGATGCTCAAGGAGATGTGAAACCGGATTGGGAGATCATCAGCTTGATGGCCACCGCTCTTGGCTATCCGATGAAGTATCACAATACCAAAGAGATTTGGGATGAACTGCGCGAACTATGCCCGCTGTACTATGGCGCAACCTACGAGAAAATGGCTGGATTGGGCTATATTCCGTGGCCCTGTACCACCGAAGATAGCCCCGGTACACCGTGGTTATATGCCGGTAATAAGTTTGACCGCCCCGGCGGTAAAGGATTGCTGTTTGCCAGTGAGTGGCGTGCGCCTATGGAGCTGGTGGATGACGCGTATCCACTGGTGCTCTGTACCGTGCGCGAAGTAGGCCACTACTCTTGTCGCTCAATGACCGGTAACTGCTCAGCGCTGCAAACATTGGCTGATGAGCCGGGTTATGTGCAAATCAGTCCGCAGGATGCAGATAAAATGCAGTTGCGGGATCAACAGCTGGTCTGGGTTGAATCGCGGCGCGGCAAGGTGATCACGCGGGTTTCGGTCAGTGAGCGCATTAATGTCGGTGCGGTCTATATGACTTACCAGTGGTGGATTGGTGCCTGCAATGAATTGACGCTGGACCATCTTGATCCGATCTCCAAAACGCCAGAGTACAAATATTGTGCAGTGAAGCTGGAAGCCATACCAGATCAAGGATGGGCGGAGAATTATGTTCAGCAAGAGTATAGCCAGTTGAAGGCA
- a CDS encoding 4Fe-4S binding protein: MNRFIIADPKKCIGCRTCEVACVLAHNGGRLETMTKANFAPRLKVVKGLNVSTTIMCRHCEDAPCANVCPNGAIIRAADSIQVLQEKCIGCKTCVVACPYGAMNVVTKQVEVMFNGLSQGFCLKAEAQKCDLCEGRAAGPACISVCPTHALHMIGRDTMQAMLRKKQMRAALDEANEMNF; encoded by the coding sequence ATGAACCGATTCATAATAGCCGACCCCAAAAAATGCATCGGCTGTCGCACCTGCGAGGTCGCCTGCGTGCTGGCACACAATGGTGGCCGATTGGAGACCATGACCAAGGCCAATTTTGCCCCACGACTGAAAGTGGTCAAGGGGTTGAATGTCAGTACCACCATTATGTGCCGTCACTGCGAAGACGCTCCTTGCGCCAATGTCTGCCCCAACGGCGCGATTATTCGGGCGGCGGACAGCATTCAGGTGCTGCAAGAGAAGTGCATTGGCTGCAAAACCTGCGTCGTGGCCTGTCCCTATGGGGCCATGAATGTAGTGACCAAACAGGTCGAAGTCATGTTCAACGGCCTCTCGCAGGGCTTTTGCCTCAAAGCCGAAGCGCAAAAATGTGATTTGTGCGAAGGGCGTGCGGCTGGCCCCGCCTGTATCTCGGTTTGCCCCACTCACGCGCTCCATATGATTGGCCGCGACACTATGCAAGCCATGCTGCGCAAAAAACAGATGCGCGCCGCGCTGGATGAAGCTAACGAGATGAATTTTTAA
- the hycI gene encoding hydrogenase maturation peptidase HycI — MSYPNTVTNVVLTVGNSMMGDDGAGPLLAERMTQQPLTDWQVIDGGSAPENVVHRVRALQPSRLIIVDAAEMELAPGEIRIIDPERIAEMFIMSTHNLPLNFLIDQLKEDIREVIFVGIQPTLVAFYFPMTDIVKQAVEIVYQQLPHWQGDGGFAHL; from the coding sequence ATGAGCTATCCCAATACAGTCACTAATGTCGTTTTAACCGTCGGCAACAGCATGATGGGTGATGATGGCGCAGGCCCGTTGTTGGCCGAGCGCATGACTCAGCAGCCCTTAACCGATTGGCAGGTAATCGACGGCGGTTCAGCACCGGAAAACGTAGTGCATCGTGTCCGCGCCTTGCAACCCTCGCGGCTGATTATTGTTGATGCAGCGGAGATGGAGCTGGCCCCAGGGGAGATTCGAATCATTGACCCGGAGCGGATTGCTGAGATGTTCATCATGAGCACCCATAATTTGCCGCTCAATTTTTTGATCGATCAGCTCAAGGAGGATATCCGCGAGGTAATTTTTGTCGGCATCCAACCGACATTGGTCGCGTTCTACTTCCCGATGACTGATATCGTCAAACAGGCGGTGGAGATCGTCTATCAACAGCTACCCCACTGGCAGGGTGACGGCGGTTTCGCGCATCTATAG
- a CDS encoding formate hydrogenlyase maturation HycH family protein: MSAKVIFYALNQKFLDSDDDMPEQARQVMYYSLAIGHHVGVIDCLKAILACPLAEYEQWFSQLPEGEARRKMAGLLKFGEITIDSTHTQLLAKAFAPLAEDAASLHQPWSQQLLQILYDIEQEPAIYLMVKRRP, from the coding sequence ATGAGCGCTAAGGTGATTTTCTATGCGCTGAACCAGAAGTTCCTCGACAGTGACGACGACATGCCCGAGCAGGCGCGGCAGGTGATGTATTACTCCTTGGCGATCGGCCACCATGTGGGGGTGATTGATTGCCTGAAAGCGATATTGGCCTGCCCGCTGGCAGAGTATGAGCAGTGGTTTAGCCAACTCCCTGAGGGTGAAGCGCGCCGCAAAATGGCGGGCCTGCTGAAGTTTGGTGAGATCACCATCGACAGTACCCATACCCAATTGCTGGCGAAAGCCTTTGCGCCACTGGCTGAAGACGCGGCCTCGCTGCACCAGCCATGGAGCCAACAACTGCTGCAAATTCTGTACGATATCGAGCAGGAACCGGCCATCTACTTAATGGTGAAACGCCGCCCATGA
- the nuoB gene encoding NADH-quinone oxidoreductase subunit B family protein — translation MSQPTPTKSIWGHHVSQPVPLDPAVAQLKSKLLKDIKRSAYVYRVDCGGCNGCEIEIFSSITPLFDTERFGIKVVASPRHADILLFTGAVTRAMRSPALRAYESAPDPKICVSYGACGCGGGIFHDLYCVWGGSDTIVPIDVYIPGCPPTPAATIYGFAVALGLLEQKLKGEDHQEAADERVALIHPDAPLTLRVLLEREARRMAGYRHGREITDRFLSLLVNQPLQGLDQRCQSYLSQQDDPRLSEIFACLQQIAMMQLAGGVTYER, via the coding sequence ATGAGTCAGCCAACGCCAACAAAATCTATCTGGGGGCATCATGTTAGCCAGCCCGTGCCACTGGACCCCGCTGTCGCGCAGTTAAAAAGCAAACTGCTGAAAGATATCAAGCGCTCCGCCTATGTCTATCGGGTGGATTGCGGTGGCTGCAACGGCTGCGAAATTGAGATTTTCTCCTCGATTACGCCGCTGTTCGACACCGAGCGCTTCGGTATCAAAGTGGTCGCCTCGCCGCGCCATGCGGATATTTTGCTGTTCACCGGGGCTGTCACTCGCGCCATGCGTAGCCCGGCACTGCGCGCTTATGAATCTGCGCCTGATCCTAAAATCTGTGTCTCTTACGGCGCTTGCGGTTGTGGCGGCGGCATCTTCCACGACCTCTATTGTGTCTGGGGCGGCAGTGACACCATTGTACCGATTGATGTTTATATCCCCGGCTGCCCGCCGACCCCTGCCGCCACTATTTATGGCTTTGCGGTAGCACTCGGCCTGTTGGAGCAGAAACTCAAGGGGGAGGATCATCAGGAGGCAGCCGACGAGCGGGTGGCACTGATTCACCCGGATGCGCCGCTGACACTGCGCGTGTTGCTGGAGCGCGAAGCCCGCCGCATGGCGGGATATCGTCACGGGCGGGAGATCACCGATCGCTTTTTGTCACTGCTGGTCAATCAGCCCTTGCAGGGGTTAGATCAGCGCTGCCAGAGCTACCTCAGCCAGCAAGATGATCCGCGCTTGAGCGAGATCTTTGCTTGCCTACAACAGATAGCCATGATGCAACTGGCAGGAGGTGTCACCTATGAGCGCTAA
- the hyfH gene encoding hydrogenase 4 subunit H produces MLKLFKILRKVGDTTVKYPFKPLEVSQGFRGKPQYDAEQCIACGACTLACPANALTMETDIANGTRQWQLFLGRCIFCGRCEEVCPTRAIVLSQEFELAVFNKADLYQRASFTLAHCQQCQSAFAPKKEVDYVMALLIHSGMSAEDIEQQRPHFETCPECKRQQNIVINHNVILNPHPDEGSHL; encoded by the coding sequence ATGTTAAAACTGTTTAAAATCCTGCGAAAAGTCGGCGATACCACGGTGAAATACCCGTTTAAGCCGCTCGAGGTCAGTCAGGGTTTTCGTGGCAAACCCCAATATGATGCCGAGCAGTGCATTGCATGTGGCGCGTGCACCCTCGCCTGCCCGGCGAATGCACTGACGATGGAGACCGATATCGCCAACGGAACTCGCCAGTGGCAGTTGTTCCTCGGGCGCTGCATTTTCTGTGGCCGTTGTGAGGAGGTCTGCCCGACGCGCGCCATTGTGCTGTCACAAGAGTTCGAGCTGGCGGTGTTCAACAAAGCGGATCTCTATCAACGCGCCAGCTTCACCCTCGCCCATTGCCAGCAGTGCCAGAGCGCTTTCGCACCGAAAAAAGAGGTGGATTATGTCATGGCACTGCTGATTCATTCGGGGATGAGTGCGGAGGATATTGAGCAGCAACGGCCCCATTTTGAAACCTGCCCGGAGTGCAAGCGTCAACAGAATATTGTCATCAATCACAATGTGATACTCAATCCGCACCCTGATGAGGGGAGTCACCTATGA
- a CDS encoding NADH-quinone oxidoreductase subunit C: MTHETPISAIPASGQPVSGQPHGGEKLGAAYVARLREQFPTAILDEEWQTHDQLTITIKLNSLPEVVEHLYYQQGGWLSVLFGNDERTLNGYFAIYYVLSMEGREQYGAETGKHYGDKCWVIVKALISPERPEFPSVTPRVPAAVWGEREVRDMYGLQPVGLPDERRLVLPDDWPDDLYPLRKDTMDYRQRPTPTGDTETYQFENEAGSSSRVVPIGPMHITSDEPGHFRLFVDGEDIIDADYRLFYVHRGMEKLAETRMGYNDVTFLSDRICGICGFTHSVAYTSSIENALGIIVPPRAQMIRTILLEVERLHSHLLNIGLSCHFVGFDTGFMQFFRVREKAMTIAEMLTGARKTYGLNLIGGVRRDILKADRLKTLQLVAEMRADIGQLVDMLMSTANIEQRTVGVGLLDRKIARDFSPVGPMIRASGYARDMRHDHPYANYANVPKELFSLEGCDVNSRLLVRVREFFDSLVMIEYGLNHMPGGPLLEEKVHYQPYKFALGFSEAPRGEDVHWSMTGDNQKLFRWRCRAATYANWPVLRYMLRGNTVSDAPLIIGSLDPCYSCTDRVTLVDVRKQKSVTVPYKEIERYGIERTHSPLK, translated from the coding sequence GTGACTCACGAAACGCCCATTTCAGCTATTCCGGCTTCAGGCCAGCCCGTTTCAGGTCAGCCACACGGCGGTGAAAAATTAGGTGCCGCCTATGTGGCCCGCCTACGTGAACAATTTCCGACGGCGATCCTTGATGAGGAGTGGCAGACCCACGACCAATTGACTATCACCATTAAGCTCAACAGCCTGCCGGAGGTGGTGGAGCACCTCTATTATCAGCAAGGCGGCTGGCTATCGGTGTTGTTCGGCAATGATGAGCGCACTCTAAATGGCTATTTTGCCATTTACTATGTGCTGTCGATGGAGGGCCGCGAACAGTACGGCGCGGAGACTGGCAAACACTATGGTGACAAGTGCTGGGTGATCGTCAAAGCGCTGATCAGCCCCGAACGGCCTGAGTTCCCGTCAGTGACACCGCGCGTTCCGGCGGCCGTCTGGGGTGAGCGCGAAGTGCGCGATATGTATGGCCTGCAACCGGTGGGTCTGCCCGATGAGCGCCGTTTAGTGCTGCCCGATGATTGGCCGGATGACCTCTATCCGCTGCGCAAAGACACCATGGATTATCGCCAGCGCCCCACCCCCACGGGGGATACCGAAACTTATCAGTTTGAAAATGAAGCGGGCAGTAGCAGCCGCGTAGTGCCGATCGGCCCGATGCACATCACCTCCGATGAGCCGGGCCACTTCCGCCTGTTCGTCGATGGCGAAGACATTATTGATGCCGACTACCGCCTGTTTTATGTCCATCGCGGCATGGAAAAATTGGCTGAAACCCGCATGGGCTACAACGACGTCACTTTCCTCTCTGACCGCATTTGCGGCATTTGCGGCTTCACTCACAGTGTGGCCTACACCTCGTCGATTGAGAATGCACTGGGCATTATCGTGCCGCCACGGGCGCAGATGATCCGCACCATTTTGCTGGAGGTGGAGCGGCTGCACAGTCATCTGCTCAATATTGGCCTCTCTTGCCACTTTGTCGGTTTTGATACCGGTTTTATGCAGTTTTTCCGCGTGCGCGAGAAAGCCATGACCATCGCCGAGATGCTGACCGGAGCGCGTAAAACCTACGGCCTGAATCTGATTGGCGGGGTGCGCCGCGATATTCTAAAAGCCGACCGCCTCAAAACCCTTCAGTTGGTGGCCGAGATGCGCGCCGATATCGGCCAGTTGGTGGATATGCTGATGAGCACCGCCAACATTGAGCAGCGCACCGTGGGGGTGGGCCTGTTGGATCGCAAAATTGCCCGCGATTTCAGCCCGGTCGGCCCGATGATCCGCGCCAGTGGTTATGCCCGTGATATGCGCCACGACCACCCCTACGCCAACTATGCCAACGTGCCGAAAGAGCTGTTTAGCTTGGAGGGTTGCGACGTGAATTCGCGCCTGTTGGTGCGGGTGCGCGAGTTCTTTGACTCGCTGGTGATGATTGAATATGGCCTGAACCATATGCCGGGCGGCCCGTTACTGGAGGAGAAGGTCCACTATCAGCCGTACAAATTTGCTCTCGGTTTCTCCGAAGCCCCCCGTGGCGAAGATGTTCACTGGAGCATGACCGGCGACAACCAGAAACTGTTCCGCTGGCGCTGCCGTGCCGCCACCTATGCCAATTGGCCAGTGCTGCGCTATATGCTGCGTGGCAATACCGTCTCTGATGCGCCGCTGATTATTGGCAGCCTCGATCCTTGCTACTCCTGTACTGACCGGGTCACTTTGGTGGATGTGCGCAAGCAGAAATCCGTCACCGTGCCGTACAAAGAGATCGAGCGTTATGGCATCGAGCGCACTCATTCGCCGCTCAAATAG
- a CDS encoding hydrogenase 4 subunit F has product MSHTDLLLLLLAIPLITSLLAFACRALGSAARMATTGVHFVGISLLLVVALTVVCRVALGGDILAAHDWLHIDSLSALFLAILGIIGFITGLYSLGYMRHEVNNGEITVGTLCNYYGFFHLFLFTMLLVVTSNNLILMWVGIEATTLSSAFLVGLYGQRSSLEAAWKYIIICTVGVAFGLYGTVLVYANAANVLADPGSAIFWTVVSEHAKELDPSLMHLAFVFILIGFGTKTGLFPMHSWLPDAHSEAPSPTSALLSAVLLNCALLVIIRYYIIISAAIGPHFPQMLLLVFGMMSVAVSAFFILAQRDMKRLLAYSSVENMGLIAVALGIGGPLGVLAALFHTLNHSLAKTLLFCGSGNVLLKYGTRDMGAIKGIIRVAPLTAVLLAGGALALAGMPPFNVFISEFMVVAAAIKAGHIGLVIALLLLLTLVLAGLVRMIASTVLGTPPEAVSKGELGILTTAPMVILLLLMLLLGVHIPSPVTRLLTDATQIVLKGDNSAPIEQPFLLPWQSRPPITEISPAAPSVAETQTALQLTPTRQEM; this is encoded by the coding sequence ATGAGTCATACTGACCTGCTGTTATTGCTGCTGGCGATACCGCTAATCACCTCACTGCTGGCCTTTGCCTGTCGCGCCTTGGGCAGTGCCGCCCGCATGGCAACCACTGGGGTTCATTTTGTCGGTATCAGTCTGTTGCTAGTCGTGGCCTTGACGGTGGTGTGTCGGGTGGCGCTCGGCGGAGACATTCTGGCCGCCCATGATTGGCTGCATATCGACAGCCTCAGTGCCCTGTTCCTCGCCATTCTGGGCATTATCGGTTTTATCACTGGCCTCTACTCCCTCGGCTATATGCGCCATGAAGTGAATAATGGCGAAATCACCGTGGGCACCCTGTGCAACTATTATGGTTTCTTCCATCTATTCCTGTTCACCATGCTGCTGGTGGTCACCAGCAATAACCTGATTCTGATGTGGGTGGGCATCGAAGCCACCACCCTCAGCTCAGCCTTTTTGGTGGGGCTATATGGTCAGCGATCCTCACTGGAGGCGGCTTGGAAGTACATTATTATCTGTACCGTGGGGGTGGCATTCGGGCTGTACGGCACGGTGTTGGTGTATGCCAATGCCGCCAATGTACTGGCGGATCCGGGGAGCGCCATTTTCTGGACCGTAGTCTCCGAGCACGCCAAAGAGCTAGACCCCAGCCTGATGCATTTGGCCTTTGTCTTTATCCTAATTGGCTTTGGCACCAAAACTGGCCTGTTCCCGATGCATTCATGGCTACCGGATGCCCACAGTGAAGCACCTAGCCCCACCAGCGCCTTGCTATCGGCGGTGCTGCTCAACTGCGCCCTGCTGGTAATCATCCGCTACTACATCATTATCAGCGCCGCCATCGGGCCGCACTTCCCGCAAATGCTGCTGTTGGTGTTCGGCATGATGTCGGTGGCGGTCTCCGCGTTCTTTATTCTGGCGCAGCGCGATATGAAACGTCTGCTGGCCTACTCCAGTGTCGAGAACATGGGGCTTATCGCCGTGGCGCTGGGAATTGGTGGCCCGCTGGGGGTGCTGGCTGCACTGTTCCACACCTTGAATCACAGTCTGGCGAAAACCTTGCTGTTCTGTGGCTCCGGTAACGTGCTGCTGAAATATGGCACGCGGGATATGGGGGCGATTAAAGGCATTATTCGTGTCGCTCCACTTACCGCCGTGTTATTGGCCGGGGGCGCATTGGCGCTGGCGGGGATGCCGCCATTTAATGTGTTTATCAGCGAATTTATGGTGGTGGCAGCGGCGATTAAAGCCGGGCATATCGGGTTGGTGATTGCACTGCTCTTGCTGCTGACACTGGTGCTGGCCGGATTGGTGCGCATGATTGCCAGCACCGTGCTGGGCACCCCGCCGGAAGCGGTCAGCAAAGGTGAACTGGGGATTCTCACTACCGCGCCGATGGTGATCTTATTGCTGCTGATGCTGCTACTGGGGGTGCATATTCCCTCGCCAGTGACCCGCTTACTGACTGATGCGACACAAATTGTGCTCAAAGGCGACAACAGCGCCCCTATTGAGCAACCCTTTCTGTTGCCGTGGCAATCGCGCCCCCCAATAACAGAGATTTCTCCGGCGGCCCCTTCTGTCGCTGAGACGCAAACCGCCCTGCAACTTACCCCGACACGTCAGGAGATGTAA
- the hyfE gene encoding hydrogenase 4 membrane subunit: MTGTPLLINTLVVNNLAGLLIITSLLVIIVKKPATSALFYALQSLVLVLIFLVLAETLNAHELYLWSLTAFITKVVLVPWIMYRAFRQMEDPKANGGVIGTASLIFIAAIIILLSYFVVEPVQLPMVSALKPALAVSLGHFLIGLLCIVTQRNILKNIFGYCLMENGAHLMLALLAFRAPELVEIGIATDAIFAVIVMTFMARKIYRTLHTLDVKQLTALKG, translated from the coding sequence ATGACCGGAACACCATTACTCATCAACACTCTTGTCGTCAACAATCTGGCTGGGCTGCTGATCATCACCTCGCTGCTGGTGATTATCGTGAAGAAACCCGCCACTTCAGCGCTGTTTTATGCCTTGCAGTCGCTGGTGTTAGTGCTGATTTTTCTGGTATTGGCCGAGACACTCAACGCCCACGAACTGTACCTCTGGTCGCTCACCGCCTTTATCACCAAGGTGGTGCTGGTGCCGTGGATTATGTACCGCGCCTTTCGCCAGATGGAGGACCCCAAAGCTAACGGCGGGGTGATTGGCACCGCCAGCCTGATTTTTATCGCCGCCATCATCATCTTGCTGAGCTACTTCGTAGTCGAGCCGGTGCAGTTGCCGATGGTCAGCGCGCTGAAACCCGCACTGGCAGTCTCTCTGGGGCATTTCCTGATTGGCCTGCTCTGTATCGTTACCCAGCGCAATATCCTGAAAAATATCTTTGGTTACTGCCTGATGGAGAATGGCGCGCATTTGATGCTGGCGCTGCTGGCCTTCCGCGCACCGGAGCTGGTCGAGATTGGCATTGCCACTGATGCTATTTTCGCGGTGATTGTGATGACGTTCATGGCGCGCAAGATTTACCGCACGCTGCACACGCTGGATGTTAAACAACTGACGGCGCTAAAGGGGTAA